A genomic window from Salvia hispanica cultivar TCC Black 2014 chromosome 5, UniMelb_Shisp_WGS_1.0, whole genome shotgun sequence includes:
- the LOC125190250 gene encoding eukaryotic translation initiation factor 2 subunit beta → MTEDDNQNEVKEEVKDDVGDIAPFDPSKKKKKKKPVAQELAEDDPVDTLAEKTESLSVSDGLETSFAGLKKKKKKPAHADLNEEKEAVGEDVDDTIGEDEEGEGIVLQQYPWEGSDRDYEHVQLLGRVFNILRENNPELAGDRRRTVMRPPQVLREGTKKTVFVNFMDLCKTMHRQPEHVMTFLLAEMGTSGSLDGQQRLVVKGRFAPKNFEGILRRYINEYVICNGCKSPDTILSKENRLFFLRCEKCGSGRSVAQIKAGFVARVGRRKAGT, encoded by the exons ATGACGGAGGACGATAATCAGAATGAGGTGAAAGAGGAGGTCAAGGATGATGTTGGGGAT ATAGCTCCATTTGACCcttcaaagaagaagaaaaagaagaagccAGTGGCTCAAGAACTAGCTGAAGATGATCCTGTTGATACTCTAGCTGAGAAGACTGAGAGCTTGTCTG TTTCAGATGGTCTTGAAACTTCATTTGCTGGtctaaaaaagaagaagaagaaaccg GCACATGCTGATCTGAATGAAGAGAAAGAAGCTGTTGGTGAAGATGTGGATG ATACAATTGGAGAGGATGAGGAAGGAGAAGGAATTGTTTTGCAACAATACCCATGGGAAGGAAGTGATCGGGATTATG aacaTGTGCAGCTCCTTGGGAGAGTTTTCAACATTCTTCGAGAGAATAACCCTGAGCTTGCAGGGGATAGGCGCAGAACAGTTATGAGACCCCCTCAAGTACTTCGTGAAGGCACAAAGAAAACTGTTTTTGTGAATTTCATGGATCTCTGCAAAAC GATGCATAGACAACCAGAGCATGTGATGACTTTCCTTCTGGCTGAAATGGGAACAAGTGGATCTCTTGATGGCCAACAAAGATTGGTTGTTAAAGGAAGGTTTGCCCCCAAGAATTTTGAGGGAATCTTGCGACGCTACATTA ATGAGTATGTCATATGCAATGGTTGCAAAAGTCCTGATACTATTCTTTCAAAGGAGAATCGTCTTTTCTTCCTCAGATGCGAGAAG TGTGGTTCTGGGAGGTCAGTGGCCCAGATCAAGGCTGGATTTGTGGCTCGTGTTGGTCGCCGGAAAGCTGGAACATGA
- the LOC125190259 gene encoding protein NETWORKED 4A-like, protein MSSRTPCRSLVPDMDHHVKRMLKLIDEDADTFTKKVELYYQRRPELIALLEDLYRMYRSLAERYDHVTGDLRKTMPSDLQSQCSGITDLGSDPPSTMPSPGASRAAGFDFFLGHHGKEGDDQSSILEFGSEPDDSPVNYYSSMHSNDDEVAKERSAAGNGEVLESECKILTLWEEHRLTREKLLASEQEVARLRQDLTSKGFPLQNLQHQLKVMQKEISDLREKLDEEKDETAKLHETIAKYKANVAELEAGKVEMEEKYGLEIEQLKAEIEELQEKEETEMNEKDDRIDQMSSHLHQMQVEQVDLMAGAEAARKVAEELRLKIKELEREVEKKQQIIAAGAEEKREAIRQLCFSLEHYRNGYHCLRDVVMGQNSTTS, encoded by the coding sequence ATGTCGTCGAGAACGCCGTGCAGATCGCTGGTCCCGGACATGGATCACCACGTCAAGCGCATGCTCAAGCTCATCGATGAGGACGCCGACACCTTCACCAAAAAGGTCGAACTCTACTACCAGAGACGCCCCGAGCTCATCGCCCTCCTCGAGGATCTCTACCGGATGTACCGCTCCCTTGCCGAGCGCTACGACCACGTCACCGGCGACCTCAGGAAGACCATGCCTTCCGATCTCCAATCCCAGTGCTCCGGGATCACGGATCTCGGATCCGACCCCCCCTCCACCATGCCCTCCCCTGGGGCCAGCCGCGCCGCTGGATTCGACTTCTTTTTAGGCCATCACGGAAAGGAGGGGGATGATCAGTCCTCCATTTTGGAGTTTGGATCGGAACCTGACGATTCCCCTGTGAATTACTACTCGAGCATGCATAGCAACGACGACGAGGTGGCGAAGGAGAGGAGCGCCGCCGGCAATGGCGAAGTTTTGGAGTCGGAGTGCAAGATTCTGACGCTGTGGGAGGAGCACCGCCTCACACGCGAGAAACTGCTGGCGTCGGAGCAGGAGGTGGCGCGGCTGAGGCAAGATCTCACGAGCAAGGGATTTCCATTGCAGAATTTGCAGCATCAGCTCAAAGTCATGCAGAAGGAGATCTCTGACCTGAGAGAGAAGCTCGACGAAGAGAAGGATGAGACTGCGAAGCTGCATGAGACCATCGCCAAGTACAAGGCCAACGTTGCAGAGCTTGAGGCCGGGAAGGTGGAGATGGAGGAAAAGTATGGCTTGGAAATCGAGCAGTTGAAGGCGGAGATAGAGGAGCTGCAGGAGAAGGAGGAGACGGAGATGAACGAGAAAGATGATCGGATTGACCAGATGAGCAGCCATCTGCACCAGATGCAGGTGGAGCAAGTCGATCTGATGGCCGGAGCTGAAGCTGCACGTAAGGTGGCGGAGGAGCTCCGGTTGAAGATTAAGGAGCTGGAGAGAGAGGTGGAGAAGAAGCAGCAGATCATAGCAGCAGGTGCAGAGGAGAAGCGCGAAGCCATAAGGCAGCTCTGCTTCTCTCTTGAGCATTATCGCAACGGCTACCATTGCCTCCGCGACGTCGTCATGGGGCAGAACTCGACTACATCTTAA